A DNA window from Clavibacter sepedonicus contains the following coding sequences:
- a CDS encoding TatD family hydrolase: MSESSYVRQRDTSSAHGQTRDLTYPPLPEALTVPVYDNHTHLEIADGESPIDFTEHLDRASSVGVRGVIQVGGDLETSRWSAETAAHEPRMLAAVAIHPNEAPGYEEAGTLDDALAEIHELAGRPRVRAVGETGLDFFRTGEEGRAAQQRSFEEHIRIAKERGIALQIHDRDAHDEVVETLLRVGAPERTVFHCFSGDEDLARICAENGWYMSFSGTVTFKNAADLREALAFAPRSLLLVETDAPFLTPVPFRGRPNAPYLIPHTLRAMAAHLGTDVSMLAAQISSNTELVYGRWDDEPVTSPSKDPAEMDPAGRA; this comes from the coding sequence ATGTCCGAATCCAGCTACGTGCGCCAGCGCGACACCTCCTCGGCCCACGGCCAGACGCGCGATCTCACGTACCCGCCGCTGCCCGAGGCGCTCACGGTCCCCGTCTACGACAACCACACGCACCTCGAGATCGCGGACGGCGAGTCGCCCATCGACTTCACCGAGCACCTCGACCGCGCGAGCTCGGTCGGCGTCCGCGGCGTGATCCAGGTCGGCGGCGACCTCGAGACGTCCCGCTGGTCGGCGGAGACCGCGGCGCACGAGCCGCGCATGCTGGCGGCCGTCGCGATCCACCCGAACGAGGCGCCGGGCTACGAGGAGGCGGGCACGCTCGACGACGCGCTGGCCGAGATCCACGAGCTGGCCGGACGACCCCGCGTGCGCGCCGTCGGCGAGACCGGCCTCGACTTCTTCCGCACCGGCGAGGAGGGCCGCGCCGCCCAGCAGCGCTCGTTCGAGGAGCACATCCGCATCGCCAAGGAGCGCGGCATCGCCCTCCAGATCCACGACCGGGATGCGCACGACGAGGTCGTCGAGACGCTGCTGCGCGTCGGCGCCCCCGAGCGCACCGTCTTCCACTGCTTCTCCGGCGACGAGGACCTCGCCCGGATCTGCGCCGAGAACGGCTGGTACATGTCGTTCTCCGGCACGGTCACCTTCAAGAACGCAGCAGATCTCCGCGAGGCGCTCGCCTTCGCGCCGCGTTCGCTGCTGCTGGTGGAGACGGATGCGCCGTTCCTCACGCCCGTGCCGTTCCGCGGGCGGCCGAACGCGCCGTACCTCATCCCGCACACGCTCCGCGCGATGGCCGCGCACCTCGGCACCGACGTGTCGATGCTCGCCGCGCAGATCTCCTCCAACACCGAGCTGGTCTACGGGCGCTGGGACGACGAGCCCGTCACATCGCCGTCGAAGGACCCCGCCGAGATGGATCCGGCGGGCCGCGCGTGA
- the metG gene encoding methionine--tRNA ligase, with translation MSRGEPFYITTPIFYVNDVPHIGHAYTEVAADVLARWHRQRGDDTWFLTGTDEHGQKILRTATANDTTPKAWADRLVTESWQPLLEAVDISNDDFIRTTDARHEESVKVFLQRLHDAGFIYTGEYKGYYCVGCEEYKQPSDLLEGTGPFEGQLVCAIHSKPVELLEEKNYFFRMSDFGERLLAFYEERPDFIQPESARNEILSFVRRGLEDLSISRSSFDWGIPIPWDESHVVYVWFEALMNYVTAIGYGVDDDAFHRRWPATHLVGKDILRFHAVIWPAMLMALGEEPPRRVFGHGWLLVGGEKMSKSKLTGIVPQTITDTFGIDAFRYYFMRAFAFGQDGSFSWEDLSARYQAELANGFGNLSSRVIAMVGRYFDGRIPEANELTEADLRVQSVARAAASTADDAIERLAIHESLAAVWTLVDELNGYITSQEPWALAKKDEDRARLETVLHTAVRGLGTLAVLLAPVLPGATAKLWTALGGTGTVGQQRIDLADEWTGSGTVTPLDAPLFPRIEQETVAAGA, from the coding sequence ATGTCCCGCGGCGAGCCCTTCTACATCACCACGCCGATCTTCTACGTGAACGACGTCCCGCACATCGGGCACGCGTACACGGAGGTCGCCGCCGACGTGCTCGCCCGCTGGCACCGCCAGCGCGGCGACGACACCTGGTTCCTCACGGGCACCGACGAGCACGGGCAGAAGATCCTCCGCACGGCCACCGCGAACGACACGACGCCGAAGGCCTGGGCCGACCGCCTCGTCACCGAGAGCTGGCAGCCGCTGCTCGAGGCCGTCGACATCTCCAACGACGACTTCATCCGCACCACCGACGCCCGCCACGAGGAGAGCGTCAAGGTCTTCCTGCAGCGCCTGCACGACGCCGGGTTCATCTACACAGGCGAGTACAAGGGCTACTACTGCGTCGGCTGCGAGGAGTACAAGCAGCCGTCCGACCTCCTCGAGGGCACGGGTCCGTTCGAGGGCCAGCTCGTCTGCGCCATCCACTCGAAGCCGGTCGAGCTGCTGGAGGAGAAGAACTACTTCTTCCGCATGAGCGACTTCGGCGAGCGGCTGCTGGCGTTCTACGAGGAACGGCCCGACTTCATCCAGCCGGAGAGCGCCCGCAACGAGATCCTCTCCTTCGTGCGCCGCGGCCTCGAGGACCTCTCCATCTCGCGCTCCAGCTTCGACTGGGGCATCCCGATCCCGTGGGACGAGAGCCACGTCGTCTACGTGTGGTTCGAGGCGCTGATGAACTACGTCACGGCCATCGGCTACGGCGTCGACGACGACGCGTTCCATCGCCGCTGGCCCGCCACGCACCTCGTGGGCAAGGACATCCTGCGGTTCCACGCCGTCATCTGGCCCGCCATGCTCATGGCGCTCGGCGAGGAGCCGCCCCGCCGCGTCTTCGGCCACGGCTGGCTGCTCGTCGGCGGCGAGAAGATGTCGAAGTCGAAGCTGACGGGCATCGTGCCGCAGACCATCACCGACACCTTCGGCATCGACGCGTTCCGCTACTACTTCATGCGCGCCTTCGCCTTCGGGCAGGACGGCTCGTTCAGCTGGGAGGACCTCAGCGCCCGCTACCAGGCCGAGCTCGCCAACGGCTTCGGCAACCTCTCCTCCCGCGTGATCGCCATGGTCGGCCGCTACTTCGACGGCCGGATCCCCGAGGCGAACGAGCTCACCGAGGCGGATCTGCGCGTGCAGAGCGTCGCGCGCGCCGCCGCATCCACCGCGGACGACGCCATCGAGCGGCTCGCGATCCACGAGTCGCTTGCCGCGGTCTGGACTCTGGTCGACGAGCTCAACGGCTACATCACGAGCCAGGAGCCCTGGGCCCTCGCGAAGAAGGACGAGGACCGCGCGCGGCTCGAGACCGTGCTGCACACCGCGGTCCGCGGCCTCGGCACGCTCGCCGTGCTGCTCGCCCCCGTGCTCCCCGGCGCCACCGCCAAGCTCTGGACCGCGCTCGGCGGCACCGGCACGGTCGGCCAGCAGCGCATCGACCTCGCCGACGAGTGGACCGGATCCGGCACCGTCACGCCGCTCGACGCGCCCCTGTTCCCGCGCATCGAGCAGGAGACGGTCGCGGCCGGAGCCTGA
- a CDS encoding bifunctional 2-methylcitrate synthase/citrate synthase: MTRRSTMTDIRKGLAGVVVDTTAISKVEPATNSLLYRGYPVQELAAHCSFEQVAYLLWHGELPTDEELAHFENQERAERQPADAVLRIIDALPVDAHPMDVLRTAVSAIGAADPAPEDHSADADLERSVRLLAQIPVLIAYDQRRRQGLAPVEPRDDLGLAENLLLMVHGERPTEADAKAMEVSLILYAEHSFNASTFTARVITSTLADLHSAVTGAIGALKGPLHGGANEAVLETLDEIGDAARVEAWLDEALAAKRKVMGFGHRVYRAGDSRVPTMKAALDDLVVVRVEAGGETGESARRTMELYDALERGMAERTGILPNLDYPSGPAYALLGFETRAFTPLFVAARVVGWTAHIVEQRASNSLIRPLSEYDGAAERHLS; the protein is encoded by the coding sequence ATGACGCGAAGGAGCACCATGACCGACATCCGCAAGGGCCTCGCCGGCGTCGTCGTCGACACGACCGCCATCAGCAAGGTCGAGCCGGCCACCAACTCCCTCCTCTACCGCGGCTACCCCGTGCAGGAGCTCGCCGCGCACTGCTCCTTCGAGCAGGTCGCGTACCTCCTGTGGCACGGCGAGCTGCCGACCGACGAGGAGCTCGCGCACTTCGAGAACCAGGAGCGCGCGGAGCGACAGCCGGCGGACGCGGTGCTGCGGATCATCGACGCGCTGCCCGTGGACGCGCACCCCATGGATGTCCTCCGCACGGCGGTCAGCGCGATCGGCGCCGCCGATCCCGCGCCCGAGGACCACTCGGCCGACGCCGACCTCGAGCGCTCCGTGCGGCTCCTCGCGCAGATCCCCGTGCTCATCGCCTACGACCAGCGCCGCCGCCAGGGCCTCGCGCCCGTCGAGCCGCGCGACGACCTCGGCCTCGCCGAGAACCTGCTGCTCATGGTGCACGGCGAGCGCCCCACGGAGGCGGACGCGAAGGCCATGGAGGTGTCGCTGATCCTCTACGCCGAGCACTCCTTCAACGCCTCCACGTTCACGGCCCGCGTCATCACCTCGACCCTCGCCGACCTGCACTCCGCCGTCACGGGCGCTATCGGCGCGCTCAAGGGCCCGCTGCACGGCGGCGCGAACGAGGCCGTGCTTGAGACGCTCGACGAGATCGGCGACGCAGCGCGGGTCGAGGCGTGGCTCGACGAGGCCCTCGCCGCCAAGCGCAAGGTCATGGGCTTCGGCCACCGCGTCTACCGCGCGGGCGACTCGCGCGTGCCGACGATGAAGGCCGCGCTCGACGACCTCGTGGTCGTGCGCGTCGAGGCCGGCGGTGAGACGGGGGAGTCCGCCCGCCGCACGATGGAGCTGTACGACGCGCTCGAGCGCGGCATGGCCGAGCGCACCGGGATCCTGCCGAACCTCGACTACCCGTCCGGCCCCGCCTACGCGCTCCTCGGCTTCGAGACCCGCGCCTTCACGCCGCTCTTCGTCGCCGCGCGCGTGGTCGGCTGGACGGCGCACATCGTCGAGCAGCGGGCGTCGAACTCGCTGATCCGTCCGCTGTCGGAGTACGACGGGGCGGCGGAGCGGCACCTCTCCTGA
- a CDS encoding dihydrolipoyl dehydrogenase family protein yields the protein MPESTDHADPATDAQPGAATEPERYDVAVIGAGPAGTAAALRAAELGASVVVLEAGRVGGTCVNTGCVPTRVLAKTARLVREVRSAGENGIGVGDPTPHWPSIVARVHEQVDRVRSLKDEAERFRAAGVTLIHEGRARFVDDRTLVLDSGRRITAGSIIVCVGGHSRRLPVPGAELATVPEDVLALPGIPRRLAVIGAGNTGAQLVTVFRSFGSEVTLLDVAPRVLTASDEAISEAVADAFTAQGVRVHTGIDTVTGLTKTGDGSITLLWRDGDRPQSSSFDAVIMATGWPADVEDLGLEHAGLEVERSAIPVDRYLRTRVPHILAVGDANGKDMLVQAAQSEGEAAAENAVLGVNRRIPLQLLPAGGFTDPDYAGVGLTQAEARERDSACVVARVPFAEVDRAVIDDREAGFLLLIADRRRELILGAHAVGENAVEVIQSVTTAMAAGVDVATLAHVRFAYPTYSAIIGIAARRLLQEDDRAGELD from the coding sequence ATGCCCGAGAGCACCGACCACGCCGATCCCGCGACCGACGCCCAGCCCGGCGCGGCGACCGAGCCCGAGCGCTACGACGTCGCCGTCATCGGCGCCGGACCCGCGGGCACCGCCGCCGCCCTCCGCGCGGCCGAGCTCGGCGCATCCGTCGTCGTGCTGGAGGCCGGACGCGTCGGCGGCACGTGCGTCAACACCGGGTGCGTGCCCACGCGGGTGCTCGCGAAGACCGCGCGGCTCGTGCGCGAGGTGCGGTCCGCGGGCGAGAACGGGATCGGCGTGGGCGATCCGACGCCGCACTGGCCCTCGATCGTCGCGCGCGTGCACGAGCAGGTCGACCGCGTGCGGTCGCTCAAGGACGAGGCCGAGCGGTTCCGCGCGGCGGGCGTGACGCTGATCCACGAGGGCCGCGCGCGGTTCGTCGACGACCGGACGCTCGTGCTCGATAGCGGCCGGCGGATCACCGCGGGCTCGATCATCGTGTGCGTCGGCGGCCACTCGCGCCGCCTGCCCGTGCCCGGCGCCGAGCTCGCGACCGTGCCCGAGGACGTGCTCGCGCTGCCGGGGATCCCCCGTCGTCTGGCGGTCATCGGCGCGGGCAACACGGGCGCGCAGCTCGTCACCGTGTTCCGCTCGTTCGGCTCGGAGGTGACGCTGCTCGACGTCGCCCCGCGCGTGCTCACCGCGTCCGACGAGGCGATCTCCGAGGCCGTCGCCGACGCGTTCACCGCGCAGGGCGTGCGCGTGCACACGGGCATCGACACGGTGACGGGCCTGACGAAGACCGGCGACGGATCCATCACCCTGCTCTGGCGCGACGGCGACCGCCCGCAGTCTTCCAGCTTCGACGCCGTGATCATGGCCACGGGCTGGCCCGCCGACGTCGAGGACCTTGGGCTCGAGCATGCGGGGCTGGAGGTGGAGCGCTCGGCGATCCCGGTCGACCGCTACCTCCGCACGCGCGTGCCGCACATCCTCGCGGTGGGCGACGCCAACGGGAAGGACATGCTCGTGCAGGCGGCGCAGTCCGAGGGCGAGGCCGCGGCGGAGAACGCGGTGCTGGGCGTCAACCGGCGGATCCCGCTGCAGCTCCTCCCGGCCGGCGGCTTCACCGACCCCGACTACGCGGGCGTCGGCCTCACGCAGGCGGAGGCGCGCGAGCGCGACAGCGCGTGCGTGGTCGCGCGGGTGCCGTTCGCCGAGGTCGACCGCGCCGTGATCGACGACCGCGAGGCCGGCTTCCTCCTCCTCATCGCCGACCGCCGCCGTGAGCTCATCCTCGGCGCGCACGCCGTGGGCGAGAACGCGGTCGAGGTGATCCAGTCGGTCACCACCGCGATGGCCGCGGGCGTCGACGTCGCCACCCTCGCGCACGTGCGGTTCGCGTACCCGACGTACAGCGCGATCATCGGGATCGCCGCCCGGCGGCTGCTGCAGGAGGACGACCGGGCGGGCGAGCTCGACTGA
- a CDS encoding DUF3021 domain-containing protein: MTRDTGGAAVARRPRLLLRAVLLGGIPLVAMSAIAAYLLADGRTADGRSTLAVGVIVAATAAGSLLYQVDRWSLTRQSVTHFVLMLATVLPGLLLSGWFRVDTAGGVLAVVGIFLATGLVLWTTLYVVMTAVERRRDARAAVRP, translated from the coding sequence ATGACCCGCGACACCGGCGGGGCCGCCGTCGCGCGCCGTCCGCGGCTCCTCCTCCGTGCCGTGCTCCTCGGCGGGATCCCGCTGGTCGCCATGTCGGCGATCGCCGCGTATCTGCTCGCGGACGGGCGGACCGCCGACGGCCGCTCGACCCTCGCGGTCGGCGTCATCGTCGCTGCGACCGCGGCCGGCTCGCTCCTCTACCAGGTGGACCGCTGGAGCCTCACCCGGCAGTCCGTCACGCACTTCGTCCTGATGCTCGCGACGGTCCTCCCCGGGCTCCTGCTGAGCGGCTGGTTCCGGGTGGACACCGCGGGCGGCGTGCTCGCGGTCGTCGGCATCTTCCTCGCCACGGGCCTCGTGCTCTGGACGACGCTGTACGTCGTGATGACGGCGGTCGAGCGGCGGCGGGATGCGCGGGCTGCGGTCCGCCCGTAG
- a CDS encoding 3' terminal RNA ribose 2'-O-methyltransferase Hen1 has protein sequence MLITLTSTAPSASDLSHLLRKHPAKAQAFDLAVGTAHVLYPEATDDRCTVALLLEVDPIALVRDKRFRSAGAASITHYVNDRPYASSSMLAVALGQVFRTAMGGRSDSFPELAAGALPLTVTVAALPARGGADLVCDLFAPLGWRVEATPVPLDPAFPGWGDSRYVDLVLTGEVRLADALRHLYVLLPVLDDGKHYWVSDDEVGKLLRAGEGWLAEHPSRDLITRRYLAHQRDLVGAADGRLDAGPDALADATAPVDAAAPAPRSPSLARLRAETVHAVLTEVGARTVADVGCGSGALLAHLVADPAFTRIIGTDVSISDLEAAARRLGLRDASDRARERIQLLPSSATYEDPRIAGLDAIVLMEVIEHVDPDRHGALEASVFGSASPAAVVVTTPNAEHNALYPGLAAGALRHPDHRFEWTRAEFAAWAERVAGRYGYRVEIRPVGDADPVHGSPTQLALFRKATR, from the coding sequence GTGCTCATCACCCTCACCTCGACGGCGCCGTCGGCGTCCGACCTCAGCCACCTGCTCCGCAAGCACCCGGCGAAGGCGCAGGCCTTCGACCTCGCCGTCGGCACCGCGCACGTCCTCTACCCGGAGGCGACCGACGACCGGTGCACGGTCGCGCTGCTGCTGGAGGTGGATCCGATCGCGCTCGTCCGCGACAAGCGGTTCCGGAGCGCGGGCGCAGCGAGCATCACCCACTACGTGAACGACCGGCCGTACGCGTCATCGTCGATGCTCGCGGTCGCGCTCGGGCAGGTCTTCCGCACGGCGATGGGCGGCCGCAGCGACAGCTTCCCCGAGCTCGCGGCGGGCGCCCTCCCGCTGACGGTCACCGTCGCCGCGCTGCCTGCGCGCGGCGGCGCCGACCTCGTGTGCGACCTGTTCGCGCCGCTCGGCTGGCGGGTGGAGGCGACGCCCGTGCCGCTGGATCCCGCGTTCCCCGGCTGGGGCGACTCCCGCTACGTCGACCTCGTGCTCACCGGCGAGGTCCGCCTGGCCGACGCCCTCCGCCACCTCTACGTGCTGCTGCCCGTGCTCGACGACGGCAAGCACTACTGGGTGTCCGACGACGAGGTGGGCAAGCTCCTCCGCGCCGGCGAGGGCTGGCTGGCGGAGCACCCATCGCGCGACCTCATCACGCGCCGGTACCTGGCGCACCAGCGCGACCTCGTGGGCGCGGCGGACGGCCGACTCGACGCGGGGCCCGACGCGCTCGCGGATGCGACCGCCCCCGTGGATGCCGCCGCCCCCGCGCCGCGCTCCCCCTCGCTCGCCCGCCTGCGGGCCGAGACGGTGCACGCGGTCCTCACCGAGGTCGGGGCGCGCACGGTCGCCGACGTCGGCTGCGGATCCGGGGCGCTGCTCGCGCACCTGGTGGCGGACCCGGCGTTCACGCGCATCATCGGCACCGACGTCTCCATCTCCGACCTGGAGGCCGCCGCCCGTCGCCTCGGCCTGCGCGACGCGAGCGACCGGGCGCGCGAGCGGATCCAGCTCCTCCCGTCGTCCGCGACCTACGAGGACCCCCGCATCGCCGGCCTCGACGCGATCGTGCTGATGGAGGTGATCGAGCACGTGGACCCCGACCGGCACGGTGCCCTCGAGGCGAGCGTGTTCGGATCCGCGTCCCCCGCCGCCGTCGTCGTCACGACCCCGAACGCCGAGCACAACGCGCTCTACCCGGGCCTCGCCGCGGGCGCCCTCCGCCACCCCGACCACCGGTTCGAGTGGACCCGCGCCGAGTTCGCCGCGTGGGCGGAGCGCGTGGCCGGCCGCTACGGCTACCGCGTCGAGATCCGGCCCGTCGGCGACGCGGATCCCGTCCACGGCTCCCCTACCCAGCTCGCCCTGTTCCGGAAGGCCACGCGATGA
- a CDS encoding polynucleotide kinase-phosphatase yields MTDAPATAALPIPRMSLVLLVGASGSGKSTFARTHFGPYEVLSSDVFRGLVSNDENDQSATAAAFEALRHVAAHRLRRGLMTVIDATNVQAESRRSLVQLARDHDVLPVAIVLDVPVGVCVERNAARTDRTFGASVVKRQHDQLQRSLKGLGREGFRKVHVLRGVDEIASARFTVEPLLNDLRHERGPFDAIGDVHGCRAELETLLGELGYEIQRDERGRPVDAAHPEGRRVVFLGDLVDRGPDTPGVLRLAMGMVRAGHAFAVPGNHEDKLVKALQGKKVRVAYGLAESLAQLAEEDEAFRVDVERFCRELVSHLVLDGGDLVVAHAGLIEAYQGRASGRVRAFALWGDATIGETDEHGLPVRRDWALDYRGSATVLYGHVAGVGTEWVNGTMCLDTGCVFGGELTALRWPEREVVAVPAERVWSEPTVPLGRRYASSAAAGSAAADDVRDPGLLRIDDVLGKQVVETRAFGRVGIREDAAAGALETMSRFAVDPRHLLYLPPTMSPPATSSRDDVLEHPAEAFEAYRRDGLERVICEEKHMGSRAVVLLTRDPARFDAPAGWRGVVHTRTGRPFFDAADTDALLARLDAAVETAGLWAELDTSWLLLDAELLPWSMKAGPLIRDQYASVGAAATAALPAAVRVLEQAAASGIDVADLLDRTRARAADAEGYVAAYRRHAAPYDGLDDVRLAPFQLLATEGATHLAREHSWHLALAGRLADADPGLVVPTRSLEVDLASPESEEAATRWWQELTDAGGEGMVVKPLAGLVRGRKALAQPGIKVRGREYLRIVYGPDYTEPANLRRLRDRDVGHKRSMALREYALGVEAVERFVAGEPTWRVHQAVFGVLAMESEPVDPRL; encoded by the coding sequence ATGACCGACGCCCCCGCCACCGCCGCGCTGCCCATCCCGCGCATGTCGCTCGTGCTGCTCGTCGGCGCGAGCGGATCCGGCAAGTCCACCTTCGCCCGCACCCACTTCGGCCCGTACGAGGTGCTGTCGAGCGACGTCTTCCGCGGCCTCGTCTCGAACGACGAGAACGACCAGAGCGCGACGGCCGCCGCCTTCGAGGCGCTGCGGCACGTCGCCGCGCACCGCCTCCGCCGGGGGCTGATGACCGTGATCGACGCGACGAACGTGCAGGCCGAGTCGCGCCGGTCCCTCGTGCAGCTCGCCCGGGACCACGACGTGCTGCCCGTCGCGATCGTGCTCGACGTGCCGGTCGGCGTGTGCGTGGAGCGGAACGCCGCCCGCACGGACCGCACGTTCGGCGCCTCCGTCGTGAAGCGGCAGCACGACCAGCTGCAGCGGTCGCTCAAGGGCCTCGGCCGCGAGGGCTTCCGCAAGGTGCACGTGCTCCGCGGCGTGGACGAGATCGCGTCCGCGCGCTTCACGGTCGAGCCGCTCCTCAACGACCTCCGGCACGAGCGCGGCCCCTTCGACGCGATCGGCGACGTGCACGGCTGCCGCGCGGAGCTCGAGACGCTGCTCGGAGAGCTGGGCTACGAGATCCAGCGCGACGAGCGGGGTCGGCCCGTCGACGCCGCGCACCCCGAGGGACGCCGTGTCGTGTTCCTCGGCGATCTCGTCGACCGCGGACCCGACACCCCGGGGGTGCTCCGCCTCGCGATGGGCATGGTGCGCGCCGGCCACGCCTTCGCGGTGCCCGGCAACCACGAGGACAAGCTCGTGAAGGCGCTGCAGGGGAAGAAGGTGCGGGTCGCGTACGGCCTCGCCGAGTCGCTCGCCCAGCTCGCCGAGGAGGACGAGGCGTTCCGCGTCGACGTCGAGCGGTTCTGCCGCGAGCTCGTCTCCCACCTCGTGCTCGACGGCGGGGACCTCGTGGTCGCGCACGCCGGCCTCATCGAGGCGTACCAGGGCCGCGCGTCCGGACGCGTGCGCGCGTTCGCGCTCTGGGGCGACGCCACGATCGGCGAGACCGACGAGCACGGCCTGCCCGTGCGCCGCGACTGGGCGCTCGACTACCGCGGATCCGCGACGGTCCTCTACGGGCACGTCGCCGGGGTCGGCACCGAGTGGGTCAACGGCACCATGTGCCTCGACACCGGATGCGTCTTCGGCGGCGAGCTCACCGCCCTCCGCTGGCCCGAGCGGGAGGTCGTCGCCGTGCCCGCCGAGCGCGTCTGGTCGGAGCCGACCGTGCCGCTCGGACGCCGGTACGCGTCGTCAGCTGCCGCCGGATCCGCTGCCGCCGACGACGTGCGCGACCCGGGGCTGCTGCGGATCGACGACGTGCTCGGCAAGCAGGTGGTCGAGACGCGCGCGTTCGGCCGGGTCGGGATCCGCGAGGACGCCGCCGCCGGCGCCCTCGAGACCATGAGCCGCTTCGCCGTCGACCCGCGGCACCTCCTCTACCTGCCGCCCACGATGAGCCCGCCCGCGACCTCGTCCCGCGACGACGTGCTCGAGCACCCGGCCGAGGCCTTCGAGGCGTACCGGCGCGACGGGCTCGAGCGCGTGATCTGCGAGGAGAAGCACATGGGATCCCGCGCGGTCGTGCTCCTCACCCGCGACCCCGCCCGCTTCGACGCGCCCGCCGGCTGGCGCGGCGTCGTGCACACGCGCACCGGCCGTCCGTTCTTCGACGCCGCCGACACGGACGCCCTGCTCGCCCGGCTCGACGCCGCCGTGGAGACGGCCGGCCTCTGGGCGGAGCTCGACACGTCGTGGCTGCTCCTCGACGCCGAGCTGCTGCCGTGGTCGATGAAGGCGGGGCCGCTGATCCGCGACCAGTACGCGTCCGTCGGCGCCGCCGCCACCGCCGCGCTGCCCGCCGCGGTGCGCGTGCTGGAGCAGGCCGCCGCGTCGGGCATCGACGTCGCCGACCTCCTCGACCGCACGCGCGCCCGGGCCGCCGACGCGGAGGGCTACGTCGCCGCGTACCGCCGGCACGCCGCGCCCTACGACGGCCTCGACGACGTGCGCCTCGCGCCGTTCCAGCTCCTCGCCACCGAGGGCGCGACCCACCTCGCACGCGAGCACTCCTGGCATCTCGCGCTGGCCGGGCGCCTGGCGGACGCGGATCCGGGCCTCGTCGTGCCCACGCGCTCCCTCGAGGTCGACCTCGCCTCGCCGGAGTCCGAGGAGGCCGCCACGCGCTGGTGGCAGGAGCTGACGGACGCGGGCGGCGAGGGCATGGTCGTGAAGCCCCTCGCGGGTCTCGTCCGCGGGCGGAAGGCGCTCGCCCAGCCGGGCATCAAGGTGCGCGGCCGCGAGTACCTGCGGATCGTCTACGGCCCCGACTACACGGAGCCCGCGAACCTCCGCCGCCTGCGCGACCGCGACGTCGGCCACAAGCGGTCGATGGCCCTCCGCGAGTACGCGCTCGGCGTCGAGGCGGTCGAGCGCTTCGTCGCGGGCGAGCCGACGTGGCGCGTGCACCAGGCGGTCTTCGGCGTGCTCGCGATGGAGTCCGAGCCGGTGGATCCGCGGCTGTGA
- the prpB gene encoding methylisocitrate lyase has product MLHSTLTSAAKRRAFRERLATGELLRLPGAFNPLSARLIQDKGMDGVYISGAVLSADLGLPDIGLTTLTEVAGRSQQIARVTDLPCLVDADTGFGEPMNVARTVQMLEDAGVAGLHIEDQVNPKRCGHLDGKQVVDESTALKRIRAAVDARRDPDLLVMARTDVRGVDGMAAAVDRARALVDAGADAIFPEAMADLAEFAGVRAAVDVPILANMTEFGKSELFTTQQLADVGVNIVIYPVSLLRLAMGAAERGLDAILEEGTLASKVPEMQTRARLYELLDYAGYSAFDEDVFTFTLEGNRGGA; this is encoded by the coding sequence GTGCTGCACTCCACCCTCACCTCCGCGGCCAAGCGCCGCGCGTTCCGCGAGCGGCTCGCGACGGGCGAGCTGCTCCGCCTGCCCGGCGCGTTCAACCCGCTGTCGGCCCGCCTCATCCAGGACAAGGGCATGGACGGCGTCTACATCTCCGGCGCCGTGCTCTCCGCGGATCTCGGCCTGCCCGACATCGGCCTCACCACGCTCACCGAGGTGGCCGGGCGCTCGCAGCAGATCGCGCGCGTCACCGACCTGCCCTGCCTCGTGGACGCGGACACGGGCTTCGGCGAGCCGATGAACGTCGCGCGCACGGTGCAGATGCTCGAGGACGCGGGCGTCGCGGGCCTCCACATCGAGGACCAGGTGAACCCCAAGCGCTGCGGCCACCTCGACGGCAAGCAGGTGGTGGACGAGTCGACGGCGCTGAAGCGGATCCGCGCGGCCGTCGACGCCCGCCGCGACCCCGACCTGCTGGTCATGGCCCGCACCGACGTGCGCGGCGTCGACGGCATGGCCGCCGCGGTCGACCGTGCTCGCGCGCTCGTGGACGCCGGAGCCGACGCGATCTTCCCCGAGGCGATGGCCGACCTCGCCGAGTTCGCTGGCGTGCGCGCCGCGGTCGACGTGCCGATCCTCGCCAACATGACCGAGTTCGGGAAGAGCGAGCTGTTCACGACGCAGCAGCTCGCGGACGTCGGCGTGAACATCGTCATCTACCCCGTCTCGCTGCTGCGGCTCGCGATGGGCGCCGCCGAGCGCGGCCTCGACGCGATCCTCGAGGAGGGCACGCTCGCGTCGAAGGTGCCCGAGATGCAGACCCGCGCGCGCCTCTACGAGCTCCTCGACTACGCCGGCTACAGCGCCTTCGACGAGGACGTCTTCACCTTCACGCTGGAGGGGAACCGCGGCGGGGCGTGA